A single genomic interval of Arthrobacter globiformis harbors:
- a CDS encoding YihY/virulence factor BrkB family protein, whose protein sequence is MATKEAPETSTAKAGSAPAPDDTRKPDSPTDVDKPSWKYIARKTLREFTADQCPDLSAGLTYYAIFSLFPALLALVSLLGIFGQAEKTTAALLEIVQGVAPGQAVEMIRGPIQELTTSPAAGFTLVIGLATAIWSASGYVTAFGRAMNRIYEIDEGRGFVKLRGTMLGVTVVSLIIVALLAAMLVISGPVAEAVGNAMGLGGVFLTVWNIAKWPVIVALVIVVIAILYYFTPNVRQPKFRWMSLGSLIALFIFVLASVGFGFYVGNFSNYNKTYGAIGGVIVMLLWLWILNMSLLFGAEFDAEMERGRQLQAGIEAEDTLQLPPRDTKKSDKLQEKEEEDIRLGRELREKYSEQGNGNDGSDQHDPDRRGNGQDDRRNGDGGATASRGSGSSH, encoded by the coding sequence ATGGCTACGAAAGAAGCCCCGGAAACCAGCACAGCAAAGGCGGGAAGCGCGCCTGCCCCGGATGACACGCGGAAGCCGGACAGTCCCACCGATGTGGACAAGCCATCGTGGAAGTACATTGCCCGCAAGACCCTGCGTGAATTTACTGCTGACCAATGCCCCGACCTCTCGGCCGGACTTACCTACTACGCGATCTTCTCGCTCTTCCCCGCCCTGCTCGCCCTCGTTTCGCTGCTCGGCATCTTTGGACAGGCGGAAAAGACGACGGCGGCACTCCTGGAAATCGTCCAGGGCGTCGCGCCCGGGCAGGCGGTGGAGATGATCCGCGGACCTATCCAGGAGCTGACCACCTCACCGGCAGCCGGCTTCACTCTGGTCATCGGTCTCGCGACAGCCATCTGGTCCGCGTCGGGGTATGTGACCGCGTTCGGCCGGGCGATGAACCGGATTTATGAAATAGATGAGGGCCGGGGATTCGTAAAGCTTCGCGGCACCATGCTCGGCGTCACAGTGGTCTCTCTGATCATCGTTGCGCTGCTCGCCGCAATGCTCGTTATCAGCGGCCCGGTGGCGGAGGCCGTTGGCAATGCCATGGGGCTGGGCGGAGTGTTCCTGACCGTGTGGAACATCGCGAAGTGGCCGGTCATTGTGGCGCTGGTGATCGTGGTCATCGCCATCCTCTATTACTTCACTCCGAACGTCCGCCAGCCAAAGTTCCGCTGGATGAGCCTTGGTTCCCTCATCGCCCTCTTTATTTTCGTGCTGGCCTCGGTGGGTTTTGGCTTTTACGTGGGTAACTTCAGCAACTACAACAAGACGTACGGCGCGATCGGCGGCGTGATCGTCATGCTGCTGTGGCTCTGGATCCTTAACATGTCCCTGCTTTTTGGCGCCGAGTTCGACGCCGAGATGGAGCGTGGACGGCAACTGCAGGCCGGCATTGAGGCTGAGGACACGCTCCAGCTCCCGCCCCGCGATACGAAGAAGAGCGACAAGCTCCAGGAGAAGGAAGAGGAAGACATCCGCCTGGGGCGCGAACTGCGGGAGAAGTACAGCGAGCAGGGCAACGGCAACGACGGCAGCGACCAGCACGACCCGGACCGGCGCGGCAACGGCCAGGACGACCGCCGGAACGGCGACGGCGGAGCCACCGCCAGCCGGGGCAGTGGCAGCAGCCACTGA
- a CDS encoding NAD-dependent epimerase/dehydratase family protein, translating to MRIAITGASGNAGTALLRRLQKARQEHPGGLELVGISRRAPDTSRPPYAGVEWHTLDVGGDSAAQNLAKAFAGADAVVHLAWQIQPNRDLPLLHRTNVTGTANVLAAARDAGVNHVVCASSVGAYSKSPKDPRVDESWPAGGIEGSHYSRHKAEQEKLLDGFAADNPSVAVARLRPGLIFQAEAGSEIGRYFLGWVHPRLVPRRPALPVLPVPDELVFQAVHADDVADAYWRVLERKASGAFNVAAEPVVTPQNLARLFSAKRVLPIPVRALHAFVGATWRLRLQQTDSGWVEMAAGAPIMDTGRIRNELGWEPHTPSLEAIRDVIDGMGKGAGVPASPPLKPRRSLLGLARHR from the coding sequence ATGCGCATCGCTATCACGGGCGCCAGCGGCAATGCGGGAACAGCACTCCTGCGCAGGCTCCAGAAGGCCCGGCAGGAACACCCCGGCGGGCTGGAACTGGTGGGCATCAGCCGCCGCGCGCCAGACACTTCACGGCCACCGTACGCCGGCGTCGAATGGCACACCCTGGACGTGGGCGGTGACAGTGCGGCACAGAACCTGGCCAAGGCCTTTGCCGGAGCAGACGCCGTGGTGCATCTCGCCTGGCAGATCCAACCGAACCGGGATCTGCCACTGCTGCACCGCACCAATGTCACCGGCACGGCGAACGTACTGGCGGCCGCCCGGGACGCAGGCGTGAATCACGTGGTCTGCGCCTCCTCGGTTGGCGCGTACAGCAAGTCACCGAAGGACCCCCGCGTGGACGAATCCTGGCCGGCAGGCGGCATCGAGGGCTCACATTACAGCCGGCACAAGGCGGAGCAGGAAAAGCTGCTGGACGGGTTCGCGGCGGACAATCCCTCGGTTGCCGTGGCCAGGCTGCGCCCCGGACTCATCTTCCAGGCGGAGGCCGGAAGCGAAATCGGCAGGTACTTCCTGGGATGGGTGCACCCGAGGCTCGTCCCGCGCCGGCCGGCGTTGCCGGTATTGCCGGTTCCCGACGAACTTGTCTTCCAGGCGGTGCATGCCGACGACGTCGCGGACGCGTACTGGCGCGTGCTTGAGCGCAAGGCCAGCGGGGCCTTTAATGTGGCGGCGGAACCGGTGGTCACACCGCAAAACCTGGCCAGGCTTTTTTCGGCCAAGAGGGTTCTCCCCATACCGGTCCGCGCGCTGCACGCCTTCGTCGGCGCCACCTGGCGGCTGCGGCTTCAGCAGACGGACTCGGGGTGGGTGGAGATGGCTGCGGGCGCACCGATCATGGACACCGGACGGATCCGGAACGAGCTCGGCTGGGAGCCGCACACGCCCTCACTTGAAGCCATCCGTGACGTGATAGACGGCATGGGCAAAGGCGCCGGCGTTCCGGCGTCTCCACCGCTCAAACCGCGGCGCAGCCTCCTCGGCCTCGCCCGGCACCGCTAA
- a CDS encoding sigma-70 family RNA polymerase sigma factor gives MPETPPSLSMTGPPRAAPRPVHPPATPVVPQTGRLHDAFQNQLVLDYLDLAEALASRFAARGRERSDLVQVAYLGLIKAARGFDEEKGESFPAYAAPTISGELKRFLRDRCWTVRPPRRIQDVRTQLQHTAPDLAQSLGRVPSAQELASELGVTPADVREAQAAGSSMHPDSLDSPDPWGGPTMGEGLVSPDQPIEHLEELVCLHEAIQELDPDDREMLYRRYFREETQVELGKRFGISQMQVSRRLSRILVWLQRRLLDEEDRSGEGRSGGSARSARGDSDRASADQGSPSRPTAARTSSTETASRAGSGVAAKVSPRRA, from the coding sequence ATGCCAGAAACTCCGCCTTCTTTGTCCATGACCGGCCCGCCCCGCGCAGCACCCCGGCCTGTGCACCCGCCTGCGACCCCGGTAGTGCCCCAGACGGGGCGGCTGCACGATGCTTTCCAGAACCAACTGGTGCTCGATTACCTGGATCTGGCGGAGGCGCTCGCCTCGCGGTTTGCAGCCCGGGGACGGGAGCGCTCAGACCTGGTCCAGGTGGCCTACCTGGGGCTCATCAAGGCCGCCCGGGGCTTCGATGAGGAGAAGGGCGAAAGCTTCCCTGCCTACGCGGCGCCCACCATCAGCGGCGAACTCAAGCGCTTCTTGCGGGACCGGTGCTGGACCGTCCGGCCGCCACGGCGCATCCAGGACGTCCGGACGCAGCTCCAGCACACCGCCCCGGACCTGGCCCAGTCGTTGGGCCGTGTTCCGTCGGCGCAGGAATTGGCCAGCGAACTGGGCGTTACCCCGGCTGACGTCCGGGAAGCGCAGGCCGCCGGCAGCAGCATGCATCCCGACTCGCTGGACAGCCCGGATCCCTGGGGCGGGCCAACCATGGGCGAGGGGCTGGTCTCCCCGGACCAGCCGATCGAGCACCTCGAAGAACTCGTGTGCCTCCACGAGGCAATCCAGGAGTTGGACCCTGACGACCGGGAGATGCTGTACCGGCGCTACTTCCGCGAGGAGACCCAGGTGGAACTCGGCAAACGGTTCGGCATCTCCCAGATGCAGGTGTCCCGGCGGCTGTCTCGGATCCTAGTTTGGCTGCAGCGCCGGCTGCTCGATGAGGAGGACCGGAGCGGCGAGGGCCGGAGCGGCGGCAGCGCCCGCAGCGCCAGGGGGGACAGCGATCGGGCAAGCGCGGATCAGGGGAGCCCGAGCCGCCCCACCGCCGCCAGGACATCCTCCACTGAAACTGCCAGCAGGGCCGGATCAGGAGTGGCCGCGAAGGTGTCGCCGCGGCGCGCCTGA
- a CDS encoding glycosyltransferase family 9 protein yields the protein MEASNGKHEQPVLLVLRALKLGDLLVAVPALRALRRAYPEHRLLYAAQDWLEDALELVGGYELLPTHGLDVPIPIEAGKVDIAVNLHGSGPESEARITAVQPKTIVGHRTLERPGPGWLEEIHERERWTRLLQWHGIDAEPDDFRLLPPAVPSPCPGATVLHVGAAYGSRLWPEDRFAEVARTLAEDGHRVMFTGSSAERPRALDVARLAGLPEVQVLAGRLRLAEFMAAIAESRLVVSADTGAAHLASAYARPSVVLFGPAPAEVWGPPPGPHIVLTDAQARRGDTFAATPDPALLAVSVEDVLAAVGRLGLP from the coding sequence GTGGAAGCATCAAACGGCAAGCATGAACAACCGGTCCTGCTGGTCCTGCGGGCACTGAAGCTTGGCGACTTGCTGGTTGCGGTTCCGGCGCTCCGCGCCCTGCGGCGTGCCTATCCGGAACACCGCCTGCTCTACGCGGCCCAGGACTGGCTGGAAGACGCGCTGGAGCTGGTGGGAGGCTACGAACTGCTTCCGACGCATGGCCTGGACGTTCCGATTCCCATCGAGGCAGGCAAGGTGGATATCGCCGTGAACCTGCACGGCAGCGGACCCGAAAGCGAGGCCCGCATCACCGCCGTCCAGCCCAAAACCATCGTCGGCCACCGGACCCTCGAGCGGCCGGGCCCGGGGTGGCTGGAGGAAATCCATGAGCGCGAGCGGTGGACCAGGCTGCTGCAGTGGCATGGCATCGACGCGGAACCGGACGATTTCCGGCTTCTCCCGCCGGCCGTTCCCAGCCCCTGCCCTGGAGCCACCGTGCTGCACGTGGGGGCTGCATACGGCAGCCGGCTGTGGCCCGAGGACCGCTTTGCCGAAGTGGCCCGCACCCTCGCGGAGGATGGTCACCGGGTGATGTTTACCGGCAGCTCGGCGGAACGGCCGCGGGCACTGGACGTTGCACGGCTCGCCGGGCTCCCGGAAGTCCAGGTCCTGGCGGGGCGGCTGCGGCTGGCCGAATTCATGGCCGCCATCGCGGAATCCCGGCTTGTGGTGTCCGCGGACACCGGTGCGGCGCACCTCGCCTCTGCGTATGCGCGGCCTTCGGTGGTGCTTTTCGGTCCGGCCCCGGCTGAGGTCTGGGGCCCACCACCAGGACCGCACATCGTACTAACGGACGCTCAGGCGCGCCGCGGCGACACCTTCGCGGCCACTCCTGATCCGGCCCTGCTGGCAGTTTCAGTGGAGGATGTCCTGGCGGCGGTGGGGCGGCTCGGGCTCCCCTGA
- a CDS encoding D-glycero-alpha-D-manno-heptose-1,7-bisphosphate 7-phosphatase yields MASDASTLKAVLFDRDGTLVVDVPYNGDPQRVTPFPGARKVLDEVRSLGLATGVLSNQSGIARGLLTAEEVDNVNARVEDLLGPFDVWEVCPHGAGDGCLCRKPSPGMIHSACRRLGIDPSEAAFIGDIGSDVEAAAAAGARGVLVPTPQTRTEEVEAAAEVAADLEQAVALLFGELLLGGPRGPVLRGPA; encoded by the coding sequence ATGGCAAGTGATGCTTCTACGCTCAAGGCTGTGCTTTTCGACCGGGACGGGACGCTTGTAGTTGACGTGCCTTACAACGGCGACCCGCAGAGGGTCACGCCCTTTCCCGGTGCGCGGAAAGTCCTCGACGAAGTGCGCAGCTTGGGACTGGCCACCGGCGTGCTGAGTAACCAGTCGGGCATTGCCCGCGGCCTCCTGACAGCCGAGGAGGTGGACAACGTGAACGCGCGGGTGGAGGACCTGCTGGGCCCTTTTGACGTCTGGGAGGTCTGCCCGCACGGGGCCGGGGATGGCTGCCTGTGCCGTAAGCCGTCGCCGGGCATGATCCACAGCGCCTGCCGGCGTCTCGGCATCGACCCTTCAGAGGCGGCGTTCATCGGCGACATCGGCAGCGACGTCGAGGCGGCCGCGGCCGCCGGTGCACGGGGGGTCCTGGTTCCCACTCCGCAGACCAGAACCGAAGAAGTCGAGGCCGCCGCCGAGGTAGCCGCAGACCTCGAGCAGGCTGTTGCGCTGCTGTTTGGGGAGCTGCTGCTTGGGGGACCTCGGGGACCGGTGCTTCGAGGACCGGCATGA
- a CDS encoding glycosyltransferase family 9 protein — MSRVLVARLDSVGDVLLAGPAVRAVANGRRADGGSPNDVVVLCGPQGQSAASLLPNVADVFAWDTPWISNPAPAVTGPHLDSLVGYVRNSRITEAVILTSFHQSPLPLALLLRLAGVERITGASTDYAGTLLDVRLKPGEDFPEDQPESVRALGIARAAGFQLKTGDDGKLMVKDPPGIRHLVGEGPYVVVHPGATVPARAWPPLHHAAAVELLEGAGHRVVVTGGPGETALTATVAGPSAIDLGGRTDLSTLSGVLANADVVVTGNTGPAHLAAAVGTPVVSLFSPVVPAVRWAPYGVPLELLGDQNAPCRLSRARDCPVPGHPCLSSVSPEQVVEAVERLLSGVSSLSTRRKVRKQ; from the coding sequence ATGAGCAGGGTCCTCGTGGCCCGGCTGGACAGCGTCGGTGACGTCCTCCTGGCAGGCCCGGCAGTCCGGGCCGTGGCGAACGGACGGCGGGCCGACGGCGGCAGCCCCAACGACGTCGTCGTGCTTTGCGGACCGCAGGGCCAATCGGCGGCCTCACTGCTGCCCAATGTGGCCGACGTCTTTGCCTGGGACACCCCGTGGATCAGCAACCCTGCCCCGGCGGTCACAGGACCGCATTTGGACTCGCTGGTGGGGTACGTCCGGAATTCCCGCATCACCGAGGCGGTCATCCTCACCTCCTTTCACCAGTCGCCGCTTCCGCTGGCGCTCCTCCTGCGGCTAGCCGGCGTGGAGCGCATCACCGGCGCGTCCACTGACTACGCGGGCACCCTCTTGGACGTCAGGCTGAAACCCGGCGAGGACTTTCCCGAGGACCAGCCGGAATCCGTTCGGGCGCTCGGCATCGCCCGGGCGGCGGGCTTCCAGCTCAAGACGGGTGACGACGGAAAGCTCATGGTCAAGGACCCTCCCGGCATCCGGCACCTGGTGGGGGAGGGCCCCTACGTGGTGGTCCACCCGGGGGCAACGGTCCCGGCGCGGGCCTGGCCGCCGCTGCACCATGCGGCGGCCGTGGAGCTGCTGGAGGGCGCCGGCCACCGGGTGGTGGTGACCGGCGGTCCGGGGGAAACAGCCCTCACCGCAACCGTGGCCGGCCCTTCTGCCATTGACCTCGGCGGACGGACAGACCTTTCCACCCTCTCCGGTGTCCTGGCCAACGCGGATGTCGTGGTCACCGGCAACACCGGGCCCGCCCACCTGGCCGCCGCCGTCGGAACCCCGGTGGTGAGCCTGTTTTCCCCGGTTGTGCCGGCCGTCCGGTGGGCGCCGTACGGCGTTCCGCTGGAACTGCTGGGCGACCAGAACGCGCCGTGCCGGCTCAGCCGCGCACGCGACTGTCCGGTACCGGGACATCCCTGCCTCAGCTCTGTTTCGCCGGAGCAGGTGGTGGAAGCCGTCGAACGCCTGCTGAGTGGGGTCTCCTCCCTCAGCACACGGAGAAAGGTCCGGAAACAATGA
- a CDS encoding glycosyltransferase — protein MRILLWHVHGSWTDAFVRGRHEYLLPVLPGGGPWGLGRAGRPWPASVREVALAELDSGSIDAVVLQRPEEAAEVTRVLGRRTGVDLPAVYVEHNTPKGDVPFTVHPLGDQNGIPIVHVTHFNELFWDSGRAPTKVIEHGIADPGYLYTGEVPELGVVVNEPVRRGRVTGTDLLPRFATAAPLQVFGMGGEGLAQATGIPSARLTVRGDLKTAELHRELARCRAYLHPLRWTSLGLALLEAMHLGMPVLALATTEAARAVPPEAGCISTDVEELGRCARQLVNDPEEARRRGKVAREAALERYGLERFLADWDELLADLVPAGGGGKVQGEGRLQGSLEGAPSGDAALKGSGPDALTAAREGNMH, from the coding sequence ATGAGAATCCTGCTTTGGCACGTGCACGGGTCGTGGACGGACGCCTTTGTCCGCGGCCGGCACGAGTACCTGCTGCCGGTCCTGCCCGGCGGCGGTCCCTGGGGACTGGGCCGGGCGGGCCGGCCCTGGCCAGCTTCCGTGCGGGAGGTCGCGCTCGCGGAGCTGGACTCCGGCAGTATTGACGCCGTCGTGCTTCAGCGTCCGGAGGAAGCCGCGGAGGTGACGCGCGTCCTGGGCCGCCGGACCGGCGTCGATCTTCCCGCCGTGTACGTGGAACACAACACCCCCAAGGGTGATGTTCCCTTCACCGTCCATCCGCTCGGGGATCAGAACGGCATCCCGATCGTCCACGTGACCCATTTCAACGAGCTGTTCTGGGACAGCGGCCGCGCACCGACCAAGGTCATCGAGCACGGCATCGCGGACCCCGGCTACCTTTACACGGGCGAGGTCCCGGAGCTGGGCGTGGTGGTCAATGAACCGGTGCGCCGCGGACGGGTGACGGGCACGGACCTGCTGCCCCGCTTCGCCACCGCAGCCCCGCTCCAGGTCTTCGGCATGGGCGGCGAGGGGCTGGCGCAGGCTACGGGAATTCCTTCGGCGCGCCTCACCGTCCGGGGCGATCTGAAAACCGCGGAGCTCCACCGTGAACTGGCGCGCTGCCGGGCATACCTGCACCCGCTGCGCTGGACTTCGCTTGGGCTGGCGCTGCTGGAGGCGATGCATCTCGGCATGCCGGTCCTGGCGCTGGCCACCACCGAGGCGGCACGGGCCGTCCCGCCCGAGGCAGGCTGCATCTCCACTGACGTGGAGGAGCTGGGCCGGTGTGCCCGGCAGCTGGTCAACGATCCGGAGGAGGCGCGACGGCGGGGCAAAGTTGCCCGGGAAGCGGCGCTGGAGCGCTATGGGCTGGAACGTTTTCTGGCCGACTGGGATGAGCTGCTGGCGGATCTTGTGCCGGCCGGCGGCGGAGGGAAAGTACAGGGGGAGGGGCGGCTGCAGGGGTCTTTGGAGGGGGCGCCATCCGGCGATGCAGCTTTGAAGGGGTCCGGACCGGATGCCCTCACCGCGGCGCGAGAAGGGAATATGCATTGA
- a CDS encoding glycosyltransferase — MKISMISEHASPLAALGGVDAGGQNVHVAALSSALARRGHRVTVYTRRDSPDLPTRVRVHPRLEVVHVDAGPAEHVPKDDLLPFMGALADGVVRDWDGSPPHVVHGHFWMSGVAALDAARRDPGGFRVPVVQTFHALGTVKRRHQGAADTSPAERRFLEPSVGRSADRIVATCSDEVFELRAMGIDTRRVSIAPCGVDLELFSSDGPADPPSRSHRILSVGRLVPRKGMDLVIRALPYLLQAGFDDVELLIVGGDADADAGGQDPEARRLLDLARDLGVADHVELRGQVPREAMPGVFRSADAVVCTPWYEPFGIVPLEAMACGVPVVAAAVGGLTDSVVDRGTGLHVPPKDPEAIAKAIGTLLASPDLRAKLGRAGERRAKARYSWSRVAAETEKAYQLAIAGSVDAGSLESMEGAAL; from the coding sequence TTGAAGATCTCAATGATTTCGGAACACGCCAGTCCTTTGGCAGCGCTTGGCGGAGTGGACGCCGGCGGCCAGAACGTCCATGTGGCGGCCCTTTCGTCGGCACTGGCCCGTCGGGGCCACCGGGTAACGGTCTACACGAGGCGTGACTCGCCGGATTTGCCCACGAGGGTGCGGGTGCATCCACGGCTCGAGGTGGTGCACGTGGACGCCGGGCCGGCCGAACATGTGCCCAAGGACGATCTGCTGCCCTTCATGGGCGCCCTGGCGGACGGCGTGGTCCGGGACTGGGACGGCTCGCCGCCGCACGTGGTGCACGGCCACTTCTGGATGTCCGGCGTCGCCGCGCTGGACGCCGCACGCCGTGACCCGGGCGGCTTCCGGGTTCCGGTGGTGCAGACCTTCCACGCATTGGGCACGGTCAAGCGCCGCCACCAGGGCGCCGCCGACACGAGCCCGGCCGAGAGGCGTTTCCTCGAACCGTCCGTGGGCCGGTCGGCGGACCGGATCGTCGCCACGTGCTCCGACGAAGTGTTCGAGCTGAGGGCGATGGGGATCGATACCCGCCGGGTTTCCATCGCCCCCTGCGGAGTGGATCTGGAACTCTTCTCCAGCGACGGTCCGGCCGACCCTCCCTCCCGCTCCCACCGCATCCTGTCCGTGGGCCGCCTGGTCCCGCGCAAGGGTATGGATCTGGTGATCCGCGCGCTGCCGTATCTGCTGCAGGCGGGGTTCGACGACGTCGAGCTGCTCATTGTGGGCGGCGACGCGGACGCGGACGCGGGCGGGCAGGATCCGGAGGCGCGCAGGCTGCTGGACCTTGCCCGGGACCTCGGGGTGGCGGACCATGTGGAGCTCCGGGGCCAGGTCCCCCGGGAGGCCATGCCCGGAGTCTTCCGAAGTGCGGACGCTGTGGTCTGCACTCCGTGGTACGAGCCCTTCGGGATTGTTCCGCTGGAGGCCATGGCCTGCGGCGTTCCGGTAGTTGCCGCTGCGGTGGGCGGCCTGACGGACAGCGTGGTGGACCGGGGAACCGGCCTGCACGTGCCGCCGAAGGACCCGGAAGCCATCGCCAAAGCCATCGGCACCTTGTTGGCCAGCCCGGACCTGCGCGCAAAACTCGGGCGCGCCGGCGAGCGGCGGGCCAAAGCCCGCTACTCCTGGAGCAGAGTCGCCGCCGAAACCGAAAAGGCCTACCAGTTGGCTATCGCAGGTTCTGTAGACGCTGGCAGCCTGGAATCGATGGAAGGAGCGGCACTGTGA